One region of Bacillus zhangzhouensis genomic DNA includes:
- a CDS encoding VWA domain-containing protein, translating into MLKKVSTLVTLAVLTLSMSISSPVFAEASTVEKQNQDVRVTILLDASGSMARKVEGVRKFDLAKQEVFKFAQSLPKDAQIRMSLFGSEGNNKNSGKAQSCEVIRGVYGVQPYEKNSFENSLNGLGPTGWTPIARALENAKQVDEQLNEGTMHIVYLITDGEETCGGDPVKVAKELHHSNGSTVVNVIGLDFNDGYEGQLKQVAEAGKGHYYQASNGKEMASIFTAESLKLHE; encoded by the coding sequence ATGTTGAAAAAAGTAAGTACACTCGTAACCTTAGCTGTATTGACATTATCTATGTCAATCTCTTCACCAGTATTTGCAGAAGCATCTACAGTCGAAAAACAAAACCAAGATGTAAGAGTAACAATCTTACTTGATGCAAGTGGAAGCATGGCAAGAAAAGTAGAGGGAGTGCGCAAATTTGATCTCGCTAAACAAGAGGTATTTAAATTTGCTCAGTCACTTCCAAAAGACGCTCAAATTCGTATGAGCTTGTTTGGTTCTGAAGGAAACAACAAAAATTCAGGTAAAGCACAATCATGTGAAGTCATTAGAGGCGTTTACGGCGTACAGCCTTATGAAAAAAACAGCTTTGAAAACTCTTTAAACGGACTTGGTCCAACTGGCTGGACACCGATTGCACGTGCACTTGAAAATGCAAAGCAAGTGGATGAACAGCTTAATGAAGGAACAATGCATATTGTGTACTTAATCACTGATGGTGAAGAAACTTGTGGTGGAGATCCAGTAAAAGTAGCAAAAGAATTGCATCACTCAAATGGATCAACTGTTGTAAATGTGATCGGATTAGATTTTAACGATGGCTATGAAGGTCAATTGAAGCAAGTAGCTGAAGCTGGTAAAGGCCATTACTACCAAGCAAGCAATGGTAAAGAAATGGCTTCTATCTTTACAGCAGAATCATTAAAACTACACGAATAA